In the Gymnogyps californianus isolate 813 chromosome 3, ASM1813914v2, whole genome shotgun sequence genome, one interval contains:
- the ELOVL5 gene encoding elongation of very long chain fatty acids protein 5, which yields MELLDKTINSYLDVWLGPRDPRVKGWLLLENYTPTFIFSVLYLLIVWLGPKYMRNKQPFSCRGILVVYNLGLTLLSLYMFYELVTGVWEGGYNFFCQDTHSGGEADMKIIRVLWWYYFSKLIEFMDTFFFILRKNNHQITVLHVYHHATMLNIWWFVMNWVPCGHSYFGATLNSFIHVLMYSYYGLSAVPAMRPYLWWKKYITQGQLTQFVLTIFQTSCGVVWPCAFPQGWLYFQISYMISLIILFTNFYIQTYNKKASSRRKEYQNGSMATVNGYTNSFSSLENNVKQRKQRKD from the exons ATGGAACTTCTGGATAAAACAATCAATAGCTACCTTGATGTTTGGCTTGGACCCAGAG atcCCAGAGTAAAAGGATGGCTTCTTCTGGAGAACTATACACCTACCTTTATCTTCTCAGTCTTGTACTTACTAATCGTATGGCTAGGACCAAAGTACATGCGGAATAAGCAACCATTCTCGTGCAGGGGTATTCTAGTGGTCTACAACCTTGGACTTACACTGCTTTCTCTGTATATGTTTTATGAG CTGGTGACGGGAGTATGGGAAGGAGGATACAATTTCTTCTGTCAGGATACGCACAGTGGAGGAGAAGCTGATATGAAG ATCATACGTGTCCTCTGGTGGTACTATTTCTCCAAACTCATTGAGTTCATGGAtaccttctttttcattttgcgGAAAAATAATCATCAGATCACTGTTCTGCATGTGTACCACCATGCAACGATGCTGAACATTTGGTGGTTTGTTATGAACTGGGTGCCTTGTGGTCACT CTTACTTTGGTGCCACACTGAACAGCTTTATCCATGTCCTCATGTACTCCTACTACGGATTGTCTGCTGTTCCAGCAATGCGTCCTTATCTGTGGTGGAAGAAGTACATCACTCAGGGGCAGCTG aCTCAGTTTGTCCTGACAATCTTCCAGACCAGCTGTGGTGTTGTTTGGCCATGTGCATTTCCTCAGGGGTGGCTGTATTTCCAGATTTCTTATATGATTTCTTTGATTATCCTCTTCACAAATTTCTATATTCAG ACTTACAACAAGAAGGCATCCTCGAGGAGGAAAGAGTATCAGAATGGCTCTATGGCCACTGTGAACGGGTacacaaacagcttttcttcccttgagAACAATgtgaaacaaaggaaacaaaggaagGATTGA